The DNA segment GTCGGGGACGATCCGCAGGGGCTCCCACTGGGCCGACATCAGCGGCTCGTCCCTGCGGACCTGGACGACGTAGTCCTCCCGGCCCTTGTAGACGGACTGGTAGCGGCCGTACTCCCACGCCCCCCGGTAACGGCCGTTGGCCAGGAGCCGGCGGACCGACGCCTGGGACCAGCCGGCCAGCAGCCTGGAGTTGAGGGCGGCCCGCGGCTCGCCGTTGAGGCGGCGCGCGACCTCGGCGATCGAGACGCCGTCGCGGGCGTACCATTCGAAGGCCCGGGCCACCCAGGGGGCGGCCTCGGGGTCGACCTCGTAGACGCGGGCGGGCAGGCCTTTCTTGGTGAGGAGGCCCTCGAGCTCGCGGCCGCGGTAGCCGAAGGTCACCGCGCCGTGGACCCTGCCCAGCGCGAAGAGGCCCTCCTGGCCGGCGCGGACGTGGGCGGAGGCCGAGGCCACGACGACCTCGTCGACCATGGCGTGGGCCTGCAGCATCAGGGACCAGCGCCCGGCGTCGGCCGTGTCGACGCCGGTCGAGGTGAAGACGCAGCGCACGCCGCGTTCGACGATCTCCTCGTGGACGAACTGCAGCGCCCGGTAGACCTTGCGCGCGAGCCGGTTGGTGGAGAAGATCAGGACGATCTGCACGGCCCCGCCCCGGGCCAGGAGGGCGCGGAGGCGGTCGAGGCCGGGGCGGCGGTCCTTGCAGCCCCGGACGGCGGCGTCGTGATGGACGTGCTCGCGGGGCACGAAGACCTTCAGCTTGAGGGCCGCCTCGAGGACGGCCCTGACCTGGTCGCCGATGCTGCCCTGGGTCCTGGTGGAATAGCGCGCGTAGATCGCGCCGACGAGCTCGCACTCGTCGCGGGGGAGCCGGCGGTGGGCGTCGGCGATCAGGCCGTCGATCTCGAGGTCGACGTCGCGGGGGGCGTGGGGCCCGTCCGGGGATGCTGGGCGGCGCATGTCGTTTCTCCTTGATGTCGGGCGGGTCCGTGCGCGTCCGGAAGGGGTCGCGCCCCGGAATTCGCCGAGCGGCGGGCCCGAGGCCCCGCCCGACGCGCCGATCTTCGCAGGGCGCGCGCAACGGTACGGGGCCCCGAGATCCGGATTCTCGGGGCCCCGCGGGATTCCGATCTGCGAGGGCGGGCGCGACGGCGCCGGGGGCCTCCCGGCGGGCGGGGGGATCCGGCGTCAGGGGCGGGCGTCGGGGGGGGGCGTCGGGGTCGCGGGCCTACGCCTGAGGCGGGCGGAGGCCGCCTTGCGCCACTTGCGGACCCGGCCCTCGCTCAGGCGGAGCGACCCGGCCAGGCCGCGGACGAGGTCGGCGACGAACCCCGAGGTCCGCCTCGCCGTCCGATAGCGCGCCGAGGCGACGCGCTCCCAGTGCAGGATCTCGAACATGCGCGCCATCCCCGCGCGGCCGGGGGGGCCCGCGGCGGCGTCGGCGAGGCCGGAGGCGAGGGCCTGCGCGCGATGCGCCCGGCGGAGCTCCCGGGGCAGGCGCGCGTCGCCGTCGAGGTCGTGGTGGATCGGGATGAAGGCGTAGACGCCGCGAGGGCGCGGCGCGGTCGACGCGGGCGGGGCGCCCGAGACGACGGGGCCCAGGGGCACGGGCAGGTCCCACGTCGCGGCCCCCGCGAGCGCCCAGCGGTCGCAGAATCCGGCGAAGGCCGTCGCGAAGGCGGCCCCCGGCCCCGGCGGCCCCGGGTCGAGGCCGTCGCGACGGATCGGGAACCGGGGCCGGGCGTCCTCCGGCAGGGCGGCCCATCGGGCCCGCTGGGCCTCGAAGTCCCGGACGAAGGCCGGGTCGGTGACCAGCCGCGCCGCGCAGGCCTTGAGGCGGAGGTCGGCGTCCCCGAGGCGGCGGCCGTCGGCCGTCGAGTCCCTCGATCGGACCGAGGGGCGGGCGGCCGGCTCGGCGGAGCCGGGGGCGAGGAATGGATAGGCGACGGGAGTCCCGTCGTGGTGGAAGCCCGCGGCGGAGGCGCGCGCGCACAGCCGGCCGAGCGCCAGTTCGGCCGCCTGGGCGGCGTCGTCGATATGCTTGGCGGCCCACAGAGTATCGATCAGGACCTTGGGGAGGCGGTACACGGGTTCGCCCCGCGGCAGCCCTTCCAGCCAGGACGCATGGTCCTCGCGGAATTGGGCCCATCGGCGAGGGATCGAAGGGTCGGGGGCGGGGGGCCGCCGGGGGCGTCCCGGGGCCGGCTCATCCGGGGGGGCGGCGCTCATGGTCGGCGGTCCTCGCGGCCTCGGGCCCGCCGGCGGGGGGCCGGCCCCCCTCCTCGCGGCGTTCGAGCAGCCAGCGGCGGGCGAGGATCCGGCCCAGGAGCCGGACCAGGCGCTCGCGCCGCGGGTCGGCCGCGTCGGTCGGGGAGGGGGGGGCCGGCCGGGGCGCGGCGTCGGACGTGTCCGGGGCGTTCGCGTCGAAGGGGGATTCCATCGGGATGCTCCTCGGGGATGGGACGCCGCCCGTGCGGCCCGCGCCCCGGGCGGGGCGGTCCGGGTCGCGGGGCGGGGCCCTTCTCATGGATCTCTGAATACGCCGCGGAAAGGGCTGCGATCGAGCGGCGTCCGGCCGTCGCGGAGGATGACGCGCGGCGCGCCCGATCATGGGTGCGGGCGGGCCGGGCCGTCAAGCTCGGCCCGTGGGACGATCCGGACGCCGCGGGCGGGCCCTCGAGGGCCCGCGCCCGCGCGATCCTCTCTTCGACGCCCGAGAAAGGGCGGGGGGCTTCACGACGCGGCGGCGAGCATGGCGACGTCGGCCCCCTCCCCGTGCCCGAGCTCCGCGGCCTCGGCGGGCGCGGGGGCGGCGAGGCCGCGGAGGTCCCAGCCGCGGCGGTGCAGGTCTTCGAGCTCGGCCGCCGGGAACCACGCCGGCCGCGGCTGGGTCGAGGCGACGATCGGCCGGAGGGGGTCGAGCAGGGCCGCCATGAGGTCGGCCGGCGCGTACGCGACCCGGGCCGAGAGCCGCCCGCGCATCGCCTCGCAGAGCGCGAGGCGGTCCCCGGGCGTGAACTCGGCGGCGTCGGCCAGCCGGGCCGCCGCGGCGTCGACCCGGGCGCGGTCGTCGCGGCGGTCGCGCGGCCCCAGCAGGCCGAATCGTTTGTAGATCTCGAGGGCCGGGTTCGCCGCCTCGAGCCCGCCCAGCCGCGCGGTCGCGGCGTAGACCGCCGCGCCGCCCGGGGGGCGGAGGGGCCGCCCGCCTTCCACTTCGATCGCGCCCGGGGCCCCCTCGGCGGACGAGGACAAGTACTCGACCGGATAGAGGAAGCGGTCCCGCCGGCCCGGGATCCGGAGCACAGTGGGGACGCCCTCCCAGGCCTCGCGGACCTGGGCGGGGGCGGGGTCGTCGCCGAAGGCCCGGGCGAGCCGCGCGGCGAACCCGGCCGAGCGCCGGGCCCGGACGCGGGCCGGGTAGCCCAGGTACGTCCTGGGGATCGGCGGGGCCGCGGCCGGGGCCGAGGGCCGGCGGCGGGCGATCATGTCGGCGACGCGGCGGGCCAGGTCGCCCAGCGGCGAGTCGTCGGCCCGGAGGGAGGCCGGCGAGCGGTCGCGCAGGGAGAGGTCCCAGGCCCCCTGGACGTCGTCGGCCCCGAGCGCGACGAGGCCGGCGGCGTCGTCGACGCGGGGCTGCAGGCAGGCCAGGATCGGCCGGCCGCCGGCCTCGCGGACGAGCCAGAGCCGCAGGTCGGCCGCGCGTTCGAACGGGCCGCCGAAGCGGGGGGCGTCCCACCGCGTCCAGACCGCGGCCGCCAGGCCGGCGGCCTTTTCGCGCCGGCGGGGGTCGGCGAAGGAGAAGTCGGAGGCGTCGCTGCGGATCCGGGTCTTGCGGGGCATCGTCGGGCCTTTCGTCCGAGGGTGTGGTCGTCCAGGAGCGTCCCCTAAGGAGCACCAATCCTCTATGACGCGGAAACGGCCTCGATTCAGGCCCCGCGGCTCGCCGGCCCGGGCCCGCCGCGACGTCCGAAGCGAGGGCGTGGAGGCCTGCTTTCGGACGCGGCCCGGCAGCCGCGGCCGCGCCCCCCCGCGACGCGCGGGATTCGCCGCCGCGGCCGTCATGCGGGATCGACTTGATTCCTGGGGATCAAGGGCCGCCCGCGATCGGGCCCGCCGCGGGGTCGGAATCGGAGGCCGAGACGATCGATTCCGAGAGCGCCGGAGGGGGACGCGGAGGCCGCCCGCCGGGGCCGACCGGCGCGCCCTCGGCCCCGGCGGGCGACCTCGCCACGCTCGAGGATCGCCCGGCGAGGGCGCCCTCGCCGGGCCGCCGGTCGTCCCGCGCGGGGGCGGGCCCTCCGCCGTCATGGGCGTGGCCCGGTCCCGGGCCGCTGGATCGCCCCAGGATGACCTGCTCCCACCAGGCTGGTCGGTCTGGTATGAGAGTCATTCTCGCTCGTGAGCGCAGGAGGACTTTCGATGAAGCGCATCCGTCACTCGCCCGATCAGATCGTCCGCAAGCTCCGTGAAGCCGACGCCGAGTCGGCCAGGGGGGTCGGCGTCCCCGAGATCTGCAGGGCCCTGGACGTCTCCGAGAATACCTACCACCGCGGGCGGCTCCGATTCAGCTGCGGCGGGCAGGTCCCTCCATTCCCTCCAGCGTCGGCGACCTGGGGGGCGAGCGAGGACGTGCTTCGTGCGGTCGATGAGTCGCTGCCCGGAGCGTGGCGTGCTCGCCGACTCATCGGCTCTTTCCCTTTCGTCGTTTCACACCGTCCGGCTGATGACGTTCGGCGATTCGATTCGCGGGCCGCGAGTCGATCGGCGACGGCAAGTCGTACTGCGAAGCGAACCATGCTCGGCCGAGCTTGGCCCGCAACTCGTTGACGATGGTATGGTGACATCGGCCGAGACGACGCCGGCTCCCGCAGGGGCAGGGCACCTTGTTGGCCGGTCGCTTCTTCAGCGAGGCGAGCCTCACGAGCTCTTGGGCCGCCATCCTGTCGGGAACCCCGAACAAGGAGGCGAAGTGCTGCCGGAGGCCGTCCCTCCCGTGCTCCAGTTCGCCGTAGGGCGAGACGCCGTGCTTCTCTCGATAGCTGTACCCGAAGAGATAGGGGACGACGAAGGTTTCGACGAAGGCGCCGATCGTCGTGTCGGGTCCCGTACGAAGCCGCAGCTCGGTCGGGGCCGCGAGGCACAGCGAGCCGTCCTCGAGCTTGTGGTAGGTCTTCGGGATCCTGCCGCCGTTCTCGAACACGGCGGGGGCCGTCGCCGGGAATGACGGCGGGATCAGCAGATCGATTTGATACGCGTCCCCGATGATCACATCGCCCGGGCCGCGAACGTGGAAGTGGAGTTCGCCCCGGACCTTCAGGCTCGCGTCCGGGGACGGGACGATCCGCAGGTCGGGGTTGTTCGCGAGCAGTTCCTCGACGCCCCAGCGTCGGTGTCGTTCGACGACTGACGGAGGCATCACCGTCCCCACGGCCGCGGCGCGGACGGGATGTGGAGCACCGGGGCGGTCCTCGCCACCGCGGCGACTGTGACAGAGCCGGTCGAGGTCAACCGGCGGACCTCGCCGTCTGTGAGGTCCACCCTGAAGGCCGACTTCACTCGCGTCTTCACGGAGCCGTCGCCGACGGCGGCCGGTAGCCGCGCAATGTCGGCCCGAACCGCCGCGTGCCACTCCCAGAAGCTCTTCTCCAGGCGCGGGTCGCGGGCCCACTTGTCGGCGTAGTCCTCCGCCGGATCGGCCGGGTTGGGCACCCGAGGCCTCTCAGGGTTGATGAAGTTCGGCATCTTCTCGACGATGTTCCGCAGGGCCAGGCCGATGTCGGTCTCGCCCTCGTACGCACGGGCCGCAAGGTTCGTGATGATCATCGAGATCGGGGCCATGTCGGCGACCTCCGGGTCGCTGTACATCACGTCGCGGTGCCGCTTCAGGAGCTGGATGCTCCGCTGGAGCGTCGTCTTCCACTCGTACGGGGGCACGTCTTCGACCGACGCACGGATCGCGAACTGAGCGGGAGCCCGGCCCAGGGCGGCCCGGCCCTCGAACCAGACGGCGAAGCCCCGCGGGTTGCTGCTGGGCCAGAGGGGCGAAATCCTCTCGTAGTTCGGATCCCGCTTGTCGGTGATGGCGACGGCCCTCAGGGCCAGTTCGGGCGCCACCCCGAGGCTCCGAACGCGGAGCTGCCCGGACGGTTCCTCGGGCACGCAGGGCAGCGTGTCCAGGTGGAACTTCACCTCGTCCGAATACTGAAGCCGCCAGCACCGGTTGTGCTCGGTGACGGGCTTCAGCATGTCGTGGGCTTTCGCGTAGCCCACGATCTCGCGGCCGTAGAGCTCCTTGAGCTGCCGCTGGGTCAGCGTCGACCTGCCGAGCCCTTTCAGGACGCAGACGTTGTCGAGGTCGTACTCGTCGCCGTCCCGCAAGGGCCGGTTCACCGTGCCGAATCGAAACGAGCCCTGGGGCCGGACGTCCGGATCGTAGGCCGCGAGCAGAGATTCCGGCCGCAGGAGCCACACGCCCAGGCTCCGATGTCGGTCCGCGGCCTTCTTGTAGAGAGACTTCGGGATGTCGAGGTGCTCGATCACGATATCGAGAGAGCGGCTGAAGGCTTCGTGCTCCACGTCCATTACAGGTCTCCTCCGAGGGGGATGTTGATCGTCGGCACGAAGCCGCCGGGCTCGTTGTTCTGGTCGTAGATGCACCACGTCATGTCGGCCTTGGGCATGCGGGACCGCCCGAATTCGACCGCAGCGGACACGGACACGACCGGGAACACGTGAAGCGTGGTCGTATGGCCGTGAACGGCCTTGATGCGATCGAACAGCCCCCGCAGGACGGTCCGGAACCGCGCCAGGTGCTCCCTCGCCTTGATGACGTCGTTCCCCGGCTGGGCGACCGTCACGCTCCAGATGCGGGCGTCGGCCCCCAGCACCGCTTGAATCCGGTCGGGGGTCACCGTGGCACTGAGGGCGAGGACGAGGGCCGGAGGGCCGTCGAACGACTCGGGCTCGCGGACCTCGAAGGGCAGGGGGGCGGCGGAGGTCGGCCACGACCAGGTCGTCGGCTCGCGGTGACGCTGGTAGACGTCGACGGGCGCGATGTCGCCGAGGAGGGTCCCCAGGAGCACGAGGAGCGGCTGCGGGGCGAGGGCGAACACGGACAGGTGGTCGATCTCCCGCTGCGACACCCGCTCGCGGACCCTCTGGTCGAATCGGGTCGCGAGGTGTCTCGCCTCGCTTCCCCAGAACTCGGGGGATTTGTCCTGGAGCGAGCTGTCGGTGAGCCCCAAGGCGATCGGGCTCGCCTCGGCGGGGTAGCGGTCGGGGAACATCGCCGCGGCCGCCTCGTTGAAATCGAAGGGCGCGCCCTGCTCGCCGACGTTCGCCCCGTAGAAGAGGACGTTACTCCGACGACCGGGGTCGATCCCGGTGACGATCTCGATTCGCCGCTCGTGGCCGGCCTTCATCCGCCTGAGGAGCGTCGCCTGGTAGCGGCCCCCGTCCTGGTGCTGATCGATCTTCCGGTGGCACTCGTGGCAGACGAGGATGAGGTTGCCGACGTCGTTCAGCTCCTCTTCGGTGATCTCGTCATGGCCCCGAGGCCCGGCCGCCTTGAACGAATATATGTGGGCCTTCTGGCTCGTGTTGACCTGCTCCTGGGTCACCGACGACCGGGAGAGGATCTTGTTGCATCCGGAGAACTCGCACCGCCCCGCGGCCCGGCCCCAAAGCATCGACTCGACCGGCCGCTTGATCGTCCGGCTCGTCTCTTCCCTCACGCCCGGTGGGAGCGTTCGGCTCTTTCGTCTCGTGGCGTTCTTCGCCATATGTTCTACTCGCATTGGATGGACGGCCAACTCGGTCGCCCGGCACATGGGGCGGCGGGCATCGCACCGGGGTCGGCCTAGGTGGGACCCGGGCGTGGCCACAGGGCCCGCTATACTGGTCAACGACGGACCGTGACATCCGGCGAAGGTGCGGGATTTGTCACGGTCTGCCGTAGACGTTGGTGGACGAGATGACCGAGCCGAGTATTGCGGGACGGGCCGACGGGCCGACGACCGACGACGGGAGTGAGCCGTCGGACGACGTCCTCCTTGCCCGGACCTCGGACAAGTCGGACGAGTCGTCCTGCCGGGCGGCTTGGGGGATGTTCTACGGGCGGCACGCCGAGTACCTCTACGGTGTCTGCATGCCCGCTTATCGAACAAAACTGGGGGAGACCGGCGTCGGGGATCTCGTCGCCGAGACCTTCCTCAAGGTGTACGACAAGGCCGCCGCGACCTACCAGCCGGCCAGGGACGGTGATGCTGATTACCGGCGGCAGCGGGTCCGTGCGTGGTTGGGGACCATCGCGAAGAACCTGGTGCGCGACATCCTCCGGGGCCGCAAACGGCTGCCCGCGTCCCACCTCGAACACGATGAGTGGCGGGACGTACCCGAGCACGACCAGAGCCCGCAGTCGACTTCGACCGAGGAAGTCAGCCGGGCCATGGAGCAGGTCCTCAGCGAGCGGGAGCAGGATGTACTGCGGGTCACCTTCCATTGGCACGATCCGACGAAGGACCGCCAGAAGCTCCCGAATGAGGCCGTGGACGAACTCGCGCGACTCTGGAACCTGAAGCCCGACAACATCCGGCAGATCCGGAGACGGGCCCTTCAGAAGCTCAAGGCCGCCCTTCCGCCCGATGTGTCTGCGGATGCCAGCGGGAGGTAGACCATGCCGAAGCTTCCACCAAACGACATCGATCCCACCGACCCGGCCTTGGAGAAGCTCGTCGAGCGAGCGATGCAAGACTGCGGGTGGCTCCTGCCGACGACCATCGAGGGGGTGCGCCGCGCCGAGGCCGAACTGCTGGAGAGGCACGTTCCGCTTCCCGAGCGGTTGCGTGATCCGCATCGTCTCCTCGACCGCCGTGTGCTCTCCGAGCCGAAGGCCGTGCCCTCCAGCACACCGGTTGCCTCGACCGACCCGTGGAAGGCCTTGCCGATCGCTCTCATCGAGCTCGCCCGCGAGGTCGGCCTGACCATCGAGCAGTCGTTGAAGCTCCTGAAGATGGGCCGCCAGGTCGTCGCGCATCGGAGCAGCACGAAGAAAGACGAGATGGATTTGGCCGACTGGCGGAAGTTCTACGAGGCGGTGAAGGAGTTCCTGTGAGCGGGATCGCATCAAGTCGCAAGGTGCAAAAGCTCGCATATGACCTGGGCCTCCGCGGCGACGGGGCCGTCGTCGACCAGGTGCTCGAATACTGCATGGGCCAGGTTGCCGGTTGGGCCGATGAGGACGGAGTGGCGACGCTCGCGGAGCTGGAGGGGGTCGCGTGCCGCCGCTTGTGCCTCGAGTTCGAAGAGATCTGGAGCGACGACGACATCGAGCGGCTCGTCAGGAAGTACGCCGAGCAAGGCGAGTACGCCTTCGCCTACATCCGCACGGCGTTCGACGGCGAGACGTTCGGGACGACGCTCATCCGCGACGACGTCGCCCCCGGCGTGAAGAGCTATATCGCCTTCATCGACTGCCGCGGCCCGAAGGCCCATCGCCGCTACTTCACCCGCTGGCACGAGATCGCCCATCTTCTCACGCTGCCGCCCCGGTCGGGAGAGCCGGTGAACCGATCCCCCCTCGGCCGCTGCCCCGTCGAACAACTGATGGACAAGATCGCGGCGGAGGTCGGCTTCTTCGACCCGATCTTCCGACCCGCTCTGGAGGGCTACCTCGCCTCGGGCTCTCTCGGGTTCCAAGTCGTCGAGCAGATCCGTCGTGACCACTGCCCGACGGCGAGCTTCCAGTCGACGCTCATCGCGTGCGTCCGCCAGGCACCCGTGCCCGCGGTCTACGTCGAGGCGGCGATGGGCTACAAGAAAGACGAAGCGACGAAAGTCTTCTCGCCCCAGAGGACGCTCTTCCCGGTCGAATTGCCCGAGGCCCGCCTCCGCATCCAGAATGCGACGGGGAACGACGAAGCACGGAGGCTCCGCCTGAGGTTCGATCGCAACATGGAGGTGCCTGGAACCTCGGTTCTCGCCCGTCTTTTCGGCGGCGAGGTTGATCGGGGCTCCTCGACAGACCTCGCCGGTCACGAGGCTCTGTCGAATTGGGAGCACTCCGACGGCTCGACCCTGAGTGACGCGACCGTTTTCATCGAGGCAAGGCGACTCCCGTCGCAGGTATTCGGGCTCGTCGTCCCATGCTGATGGCGACAAGCGGGCCGCCTGGATGTTCGGCGATCAAGTCTGCTTCATACGCTCGTTAACGTCGTCGGGCGAAGCCGCCATAAACTCGTCGAGCGATAGGGGCAGGGTTGGCAGCCCAAGGAACCGGTGAGCCGCTCTCAACCGCATCAGGTAGCGGCCGTCGCCCGTCACGACGACGTTCGCCGCAGCAGCGTAGATCGCGTGCGAAACGTCGTGCATGCGGGAGCGGAACTTGTCGAACGAATCAGCCCGGTAACCAATCTGCTCCAGGTATGCGAACACGAGATTGACGACCGTCTCCCTCGTCTTGTGCGAGGCCAGCAGCTCTGCCCCTTTGGGTAGGGTATCGAGGTTCCATTCGTAGTTGTAGTTCC comes from the Paludisphaera mucosa genome and includes:
- a CDS encoding cyclic GMP-AMP synthase DncV-like nucleotidyltransferase, whose product is MDVEHEAFSRSLDIVIEHLDIPKSLYKKAADRHRSLGVWLLRPESLLAAYDPDVRPQGSFRFGTVNRPLRDGDEYDLDNVCVLKGLGRSTLTQRQLKELYGREIVGYAKAHDMLKPVTEHNRCWRLQYSDEVKFHLDTLPCVPEEPSGQLRVRSLGVAPELALRAVAITDKRDPNYERISPLWPSSNPRGFAVWFEGRAALGRAPAQFAIRASVEDVPPYEWKTTLQRSIQLLKRHRDVMYSDPEVADMAPISMIITNLAARAYEGETDIGLALRNIVEKMPNFINPERPRVPNPADPAEDYADKWARDPRLEKSFWEWHAAVRADIARLPAAVGDGSVKTRVKSAFRVDLTDGEVRRLTSTGSVTVAAVARTAPVLHIPSAPRPWGR
- a CDS encoding SAVED domain-containing protein, which codes for MREETSRTIKRPVESMLWGRAAGRCEFSGCNKILSRSSVTQEQVNTSQKAHIYSFKAAGPRGHDEITEEELNDVGNLILVCHECHRKIDQHQDGGRYQATLLRRMKAGHERRIEIVTGIDPGRRSNVLFYGANVGEQGAPFDFNEAAAAMFPDRYPAEASPIALGLTDSSLQDKSPEFWGSEARHLATRFDQRVRERVSQREIDHLSVFALAPQPLLVLLGTLLGDIAPVDVYQRHREPTTWSWPTSAAPLPFEVREPESFDGPPALVLALSATVTPDRIQAVLGADARIWSVTVAQPGNDVIKAREHLARFRTVLRGLFDRIKAVHGHTTTLHVFPVVSVSAAVEFGRSRMPKADMTWCIYDQNNEPGGFVPTINIPLGGDL
- a CDS encoding RNA polymerase sigma factor, which translates into the protein MTEPSIAGRADGPTTDDGSEPSDDVLLARTSDKSDESSCRAAWGMFYGRHAEYLYGVCMPAYRTKLGETGVGDLVAETFLKVYDKAAATYQPARDGDADYRRQRVRAWLGTIAKNLVRDILRGRKRLPASHLEHDEWRDVPEHDQSPQSTSTEEVSRAMEQVLSEREQDVLRVTFHWHDPTKDRQKLPNEAVDELARLWNLKPDNIRQIRRRALQKLKAALPPDVSADASGR